The following proteins come from a genomic window of Geomonas sp. RF6:
- a CDS encoding DUF4911 domain-containing protein codes for MECCSRLYRVAPKDLVYLKFILEGYEGMCTMSTVDPKGAIVRVETPVPFAGDVAALIGAISGEIAVSEVTEGGQ; via the coding sequence ATGGAGTGCTGCAGCAGGTTGTACCGGGTCGCACCGAAGGATCTGGTCTATCTGAAGTTCATACTGGAAGGGTACGAGGGGATGTGCACCATGAGCACGGTCGACCCGAAGGGAGCGATCGTGCGGGTGGAGACACCCGTTCCGTTTGCCGGGGACGTCGCGGCACTGATAGGCGCCATTTCCGGGGAGATAGCGGTCAGCGAGGTGACCGAGGGAGGTCAGTAG
- a CDS encoding NUDIX domain-containing protein: protein MAKKSAGLLMFRYGASGIELFLVHPGGPFWRGKDLGAWTIPKGECLEGEESLQAAKREFEEETGVQPREPYRKLTPLKQPGGKTISAWAFEGDCDPAKAHSNTFTMEWPPKSGLQSEFPEVDKADWFPLQLAREKIIKGQAGFIDELCALLDAP, encoded by the coding sequence ATGGCGAAGAAGAGCGCGGGGCTTCTGATGTTCCGGTACGGGGCGTCCGGTATCGAGCTCTTTCTGGTGCACCCCGGAGGGCCCTTCTGGAGAGGGAAGGATCTCGGAGCGTGGACGATACCGAAGGGGGAGTGCCTCGAGGGGGAAGAGTCGCTGCAGGCCGCAAAGCGGGAATTTGAAGAGGAAACCGGTGTGCAGCCGCGGGAGCCGTACCGCAAGCTCACACCGCTGAAGCAGCCGGGGGGGAAGACGATCAGCGCCTGGGCGTTCGAGGGTGACTGCGACCCCGCGAAGGCGCACAGCAACACATTTACCATGGAGTGGCCGCCAAAATCGGGTCTGCAGTCGGAGTTTCCCGAGGTGGACAAGGCAGATTGGTTTCCGCTTCAGTTGGCCCGGGAGAAGATAATCAAGGGGCAGGCAGGTTTCATAGACGAGTTGTGTGCACTCCTCGACGCGCCGTAG
- a CDS encoding OmpA family protein translates to MLRGAHRLSSLGRRVWWGLLLLLSFPPSASPLTPAGTLIYHSFRGSYTSPAQTALSNASVVTVKGLSDPTIVPPRSAASPTGVPIDFLHTITNRANFPDRFLLKVASQRAQAATGVPPCRTAFYSADRKTALVDGDGDGYPETAFVAPGGSLDVVLRVTPAAGSEGVVESFTVTAVSLQLSSASSTVRDQLTVLQAGAWDPPVKSVSPTGTVLPGALLTYTVSFANHNTSPVNSVVITDTLDPHLAYVANSAAFPAGLGGTASFDGASRTVTFQIPAVPAGYEGSVTFQARVSGDTAGYTIANSAFMGSELSDQQVPSNRVENPVTSEILRITKTSTAAAAEAGDIVSYTVRVENVGVAPVSHVTISDVLPSGFRYLKGSSTLNGASLPDPQISGRELIWDIGSVGPGEVRLLSYRTVISVDAPTGYGTNWVRGSGTMPAGSTATATPASATVKIRSSILGDKVVILGRVFADRNGNGVPDAGEGGVAGVRIYLEDGSFVFTDEAGQYSFTGVSAGLHVVKIDSTTLPGVYVPVPYNTAFAGIGWSQFVNPPFGGPVRGDFALAEREIPVAPLVPPPPSLAVPMDPFTLQPPFPPLPPSANPPLAPAAPPAGGAPGRGALLPKEEERVAAQREVAVGPPARLVVTPDRVDIPADSRSTVPFHVEILTRDGKRVAGERLVTVTLAKGAIIEGDAAPELPGYQVLARDGSALFHVRSTALSGQDEMVIALERLRGRVDLYFTSELRDWIVVGLGTFNAGWNSLSGHLEPDEPPDRGIYHDERLAFFSKGKILGKYLLTAAYDSDKVRPDGIFQQIDPEKYYPVYGDASDIGYEAQSNSRFFVKLEAGRSSALVGDYRTDLSENEFSRYDRALNGVKVELKGRYASVTGFESKTSEGNSREEFRGNGTSGYFFLTVKPVLENSERVRVEVRDRYHSEQVLSTAQKLRFGDYTIDYNTGAILFKEPIPSLDRDLNPVYIVVTYQGANGGTERYVYGGRGVLKGPWESVFGGTAVVEEADIKNSTLFGVDGALKIGERISLRGEGAQSDSLERGRGTAWKIDLLANPFDALELGAYYRKVDDSFFNSSMTGSEIGTEKYGGLANWQVGASRLKGESFVQKDPFGTSLFGNEISVQRRFGSFDTEGGFKRIEEEKEGVKGHSDILFAGFHTALTPSLDATVRREQLLSSSPIHEYQTKSQLKLDYRLSAWTHAFLTEEYQEGAPDLRQSTLFGMETRLSDRVRLTTGYQLQRGDTGPSDHANVDVNSTLYREGAFTLNSRTGYQLENALSEERGQAILGLSGRYEIRKGTFLNSTFERVETVYGEGGTGTAFTVAGEYLREEGHKVTGRYEIKDGSGETNSLYGAGIAWKATPSWTLLGKATFWDRDASAGHDRLLDSYLGGSFRPLYDNPWQLLTLARFRIDDKGSVPGGERVRSLVLSSEPTYRINRRWSAQGKYAGKVSWQRIAGEEFQAYTDLFLAGGAYDLDERWELSLYLKLTNQYDTGYHGIGAVGSAGFRILPDVVLLAGYNYSRIDDRDLTGESFQSQGPFVGVKVKFDEQIFQSGERRVQAVPLPAPPPPAAPAAAPAATPAAAPVAAPPPAPAPKAVPVLYLAAAGEDEPLQLSGSAELFTLLVNGDPARLSTSAIKLERRKLAGSVNMKKGTKKLENPVEFGISLDGAQNVARWRFTISDDAGKAVRTMAGGGAPPASLKWEGEVESGTLVSGQIYQYQIELEHPDGSTFASARYLFGVGTDSVIVLSVAGGAFAFDSSKLTPKAKKLLSQVAVDIKAHPKEKVIVEGHTDSIGTERYNMALSWRRCDAAADYLQEVENIPARRLKRDPRGERYPIATNETEEGRSENRRVAIKANFPWRAAREPDDRYRTKPYAIINDRRLDVDEQGRFATAVPADLPLLKVEMGDSQGRVLKTRLPVPALALRAPAGETEVQYGGSTAGYSVDSTGVASCILTGVTNPGNRVEVDGEGVAVAPDGSFSVHLPLKGGENVFGLILRNDSGCSRLNNVRVRSSAKAPALESRLAP, encoded by the coding sequence ATGCTGCGTGGGGCGCACAGGTTATCGAGCCTCGGCAGGAGAGTGTGGTGGGGCCTGCTCCTCCTCCTCTCCTTTCCACCGTCCGCTTCCCCCCTCACCCCTGCGGGAACGCTGATTTACCACTCTTTTCGCGGCAGTTACACCTCCCCTGCGCAAACGGCCCTCTCCAACGCGAGCGTCGTCACGGTGAAGGGGCTCTCCGACCCCACCATAGTCCCGCCACGCAGCGCCGCCTCTCCCACAGGGGTCCCGATCGACTTCCTGCACACCATAACGAACCGTGCAAACTTCCCGGACCGCTTCCTGCTGAAGGTGGCGAGCCAGCGCGCGCAGGCGGCTACCGGCGTCCCCCCCTGCAGGACCGCCTTCTACTCCGCCGACCGGAAGACCGCACTGGTGGACGGCGATGGCGACGGGTACCCGGAAACCGCGTTCGTGGCGCCGGGTGGCTCCCTCGACGTGGTGCTGAGGGTCACCCCGGCGGCAGGGAGCGAAGGGGTGGTGGAGTCCTTTACCGTCACCGCCGTGTCGCTGCAGCTCTCTTCGGCAAGTTCCACCGTGCGGGACCAGCTCACGGTCCTCCAGGCAGGGGCCTGGGATCCGCCGGTGAAATCGGTCTCCCCCACCGGAACGGTCCTTCCCGGCGCGCTCCTTACCTACACGGTCTCCTTTGCCAACCACAACACCTCGCCGGTGAACTCGGTGGTCATCACCGATACTCTCGACCCGCACCTCGCATACGTGGCGAACTCCGCTGCGTTCCCGGCCGGCCTCGGGGGGACCGCCTCCTTCGACGGCGCCTCCCGCACCGTCACCTTCCAGATCCCGGCGGTGCCGGCGGGGTACGAGGGGAGCGTCACCTTCCAGGCGCGGGTGAGCGGCGACACCGCCGGCTACACGATCGCCAACAGTGCATTCATGGGAAGCGAGCTCTCCGACCAGCAGGTCCCCTCGAACCGGGTGGAGAACCCGGTGACCTCGGAAATCCTGCGTATCACCAAGACCTCCACCGCTGCGGCTGCCGAGGCCGGGGACATCGTCTCCTACACGGTGCGGGTGGAAAATGTCGGCGTCGCCCCGGTCTCCCACGTAACGATCTCCGACGTCCTCCCGAGCGGTTTCCGTTACCTGAAGGGCTCCAGCACCTTAAACGGCGCCAGCCTCCCCGATCCGCAGATCTCCGGGCGCGAGCTCATCTGGGACATCGGGAGCGTGGGGCCCGGCGAGGTGCGCCTCCTCTCCTACCGAACGGTAATCTCCGTCGATGCCCCTACAGGGTATGGGACGAACTGGGTCCGCGGCAGCGGCACGATGCCCGCCGGATCGACAGCCACCGCCACCCCGGCGAGCGCGACTGTGAAGATCCGCTCCAGCATCCTCGGGGACAAGGTGGTCATCCTCGGGCGCGTCTTTGCGGACCGCAACGGGAACGGCGTCCCGGACGCGGGTGAGGGTGGGGTCGCGGGAGTCCGCATCTATCTCGAAGACGGCTCCTTCGTCTTCACCGACGAGGCAGGGCAGTACTCCTTCACCGGAGTCTCTGCGGGGCTCCACGTGGTGAAGATCGATTCCACCACCCTCCCCGGGGTCTACGTCCCGGTCCCCTACAACACCGCGTTTGCAGGGATCGGCTGGTCGCAGTTCGTCAATCCGCCGTTCGGCGGCCCGGTCCGCGGCGACTTCGCCCTCGCCGAGCGGGAGATTCCGGTAGCGCCGCTGGTGCCTCCGCCACCTTCCCTCGCGGTGCCGATGGATCCCTTTACCCTTCAGCCCCCCTTCCCGCCGCTGCCCCCCTCGGCAAATCCTCCCCTTGCGCCGGCCGCCCCCCCTGCCGGAGGTGCGCCGGGGAGGGGAGCTCTGCTGCCGAAAGAGGAAGAGAGAGTGGCTGCACAGCGCGAGGTGGCGGTGGGGCCCCCCGCGCGGCTGGTGGTGACGCCGGACAGGGTAGACATCCCGGCCGACAGCAGGAGCACCGTCCCCTTCCACGTCGAGATCCTCACCCGCGACGGGAAGAGGGTTGCCGGCGAGCGGCTGGTGACGGTGACCCTTGCCAAGGGGGCGATCATCGAGGGTGACGCGGCTCCCGAGCTTCCGGGGTACCAGGTGCTGGCACGGGACGGCTCCGCACTCTTCCACGTGCGCTCCACCGCGCTATCGGGGCAGGACGAGATGGTGATCGCCCTCGAGCGCCTGCGGGGGCGGGTCGACCTCTACTTCACCTCGGAGCTGCGCGACTGGATCGTCGTCGGCCTTGGCACCTTCAACGCGGGGTGGAACTCGCTGAGCGGCCATCTCGAGCCGGACGAGCCCCCGGACAGGGGGATCTACCACGATGAAAGGCTCGCCTTCTTTTCCAAAGGGAAGATCCTCGGGAAATACCTCCTCACCGCCGCCTACGACTCGGACAAGGTCCGCCCGGACGGCATATTCCAGCAGATCGATCCGGAGAAGTACTACCCGGTGTACGGCGACGCCAGCGACATAGGGTACGAGGCGCAGTCCAACAGCCGCTTCTTCGTGAAGCTGGAGGCGGGGCGCTCTTCTGCCTTGGTGGGGGACTACCGCACCGATCTCTCCGAAAACGAGTTCTCCCGCTACGACCGCGCGCTAAACGGCGTCAAGGTGGAGCTAAAGGGCAGGTACGCGAGCGTGACCGGCTTTGAGAGCAAGACCTCCGAGGGAAACAGCAGGGAGGAGTTTCGCGGCAACGGCACCTCGGGGTACTTCTTCCTCACGGTGAAGCCGGTCCTGGAAAACAGCGAGCGGGTGCGGGTCGAGGTGCGGGACCGCTACCACTCCGAGCAGGTCCTCTCCACGGCGCAAAAGCTGCGCTTCGGCGACTACACCATCGACTACAACACCGGCGCGATCCTCTTCAAGGAACCGATCCCCTCCCTCGACCGCGACCTGAACCCGGTGTACATCGTGGTGACCTACCAGGGGGCGAACGGCGGAACGGAGCGCTACGTCTACGGCGGCCGCGGCGTCCTGAAGGGGCCGTGGGAGTCGGTTTTCGGCGGGACGGCGGTTGTGGAGGAGGCCGATATCAAGAACAGCACCCTCTTCGGGGTGGACGGCGCCCTGAAGATCGGGGAGCGGATTTCCCTGCGAGGGGAGGGTGCGCAGAGCGACAGTCTCGAGCGCGGGCGCGGCACCGCCTGGAAGATCGACCTCCTCGCCAACCCGTTCGACGCCCTCGAGCTCGGCGCCTACTACCGGAAGGTCGACGACTCCTTCTTCAACAGCTCCATGACCGGCAGCGAGATCGGCACCGAGAAGTACGGCGGGCTGGCCAACTGGCAAGTCGGGGCGAGCCGCCTGAAGGGGGAGAGCTTTGTGCAGAAGGATCCTTTCGGCACCTCCCTCTTTGGTAACGAGATCAGCGTGCAGCGGCGCTTCGGCAGCTTCGACACCGAAGGTGGTTTCAAGAGGATCGAGGAGGAGAAGGAGGGGGTGAAGGGGCATTCCGACATTCTCTTCGCAGGGTTCCACACGGCGCTTACCCCGTCCCTCGACGCCACGGTGAGGCGCGAGCAGCTCCTCTCCTCCAGCCCGATCCACGAGTACCAGACAAAGAGCCAGTTGAAGCTCGACTATCGCCTCTCCGCGTGGACCCACGCCTTCCTCACCGAGGAGTACCAGGAGGGGGCTCCCGACCTGCGCCAGTCGACACTCTTCGGGATGGAGACGCGGCTCTCCGACCGGGTGCGCCTTACCACCGGCTACCAGCTGCAGCGCGGCGACACGGGGCCGAGCGACCACGCCAACGTCGACGTCAACTCGACCTTGTACCGGGAGGGGGCATTCACCCTCAATTCGCGCACCGGGTACCAGCTGGAAAACGCCCTGTCCGAGGAGAGGGGGCAGGCGATCCTGGGGCTGAGCGGCCGCTACGAGATCCGCAAAGGGACCTTTCTAAACTCCACTTTCGAGCGGGTGGAGACTGTGTACGGGGAGGGTGGGACCGGAACCGCCTTTACGGTGGCGGGGGAATACCTGCGGGAGGAAGGGCACAAAGTGACCGGGCGCTACGAGATCAAGGACGGCTCGGGGGAGACCAATTCCCTCTACGGGGCGGGGATCGCCTGGAAAGCGACCCCCTCCTGGACGCTCCTGGGGAAGGCGACCTTCTGGGACCGCGACGCCTCCGCCGGCCACGACCGGCTCCTCGACAGCTACCTTGGCGGCTCCTTCCGGCCGCTGTACGACAATCCCTGGCAGCTCCTGACCCTCGCCCGCTTCAGGATCGACGACAAGGGGAGCGTCCCCGGCGGCGAGCGGGTGCGAAGCCTCGTCCTCTCCTCGGAGCCCACCTACCGCATCAACAGGAGGTGGAGCGCCCAGGGGAAGTACGCCGGGAAGGTGAGCTGGCAGAGGATCGCCGGTGAGGAGTTCCAGGCCTACACCGACCTCTTCCTCGCCGGCGGCGCGTACGACCTCGACGAGCGGTGGGAGCTCTCCCTCTACCTGAAGCTGACAAACCAGTACGACACCGGTTACCACGGCATCGGCGCGGTCGGCAGCGCGGGGTTCCGCATCCTCCCGGACGTCGTCCTCCTTGCCGGCTACAACTACTCCCGCATCGACGACCGCGACCTCACCGGGGAAAGTTTCCAGTCCCAGGGTCCGTTCGTGGGGGTGAAGGTGAAGTTCGACGAGCAGATCTTCCAGTCGGGTGAGCGCCGCGTCCAGGCGGTCCCGCTCCCTGCCCCCCCTCCCCCCGCAGCGCCGGCAGCGGCACCGGCAGCCACGCCCGCAGCCGCACCGGTCGCGGCGCCCCCACCGGCTCCGGCGCCAAAAGCCGTCCCCGTCCTCTACCTCGCTGCGGCCGGAGAAGACGAGCCGCTGCAGCTCTCCGGAAGCGCCGAGCTCTTCACGCTCCTCGTCAATGGCGATCCGGCGCGGCTCTCCACCAGCGCCATCAAACTGGAGAGGAGAAAGCTCGCGGGGTCGGTGAACATGAAGAAGGGGACAAAGAAGCTGGAGAACCCGGTCGAATTCGGGATATCCCTCGACGGGGCGCAAAATGTCGCGCGCTGGCGCTTCACCATCAGCGACGATGCCGGAAAGGCGGTGCGCACGATGGCGGGGGGGGGCGCCCCTCCTGCGAGCTTGAAGTGGGAAGGGGAGGTGGAGAGCGGCACACTGGTGTCGGGGCAGATCTACCAGTACCAGATCGAGCTCGAGCACCCCGACGGCTCCACCTTTGCCAGCGCCCGCTATCTCTTCGGCGTCGGCACCGACAGTGTCATCGTCCTCTCTGTGGCGGGGGGCGCCTTCGCCTTCGACTCCAGCAAGCTGACCCCGAAAGCGAAGAAGCTCCTGAGCCAGGTGGCGGTCGATATCAAGGCGCACCCGAAAGAGAAGGTCATCGTCGAGGGGCACACCGACAGCATCGGCACAGAGAGGTACAACATGGCCCTTTCCTGGAGAAGGTGCGATGCAGCTGCAGACTACCTGCAGGAGGTGGAGAACATTCCGGCGCGCCGCCTGAAGCGCGATCCGCGCGGCGAGCGCTATCCGATCGCCACGAACGAGACGGAGGAGGGGAGGAGCGAAAACCGCCGTGTCGCCATCAAGGCGAACTTCCCGTGGCGGGCGGCGAGGGAGCCGGATGACCGGTACCGCACGAAGCCGTACGCCATCATCAACGACCGCCGCCTCGATGTGGACGAGCAGGGGCGCTTCGCCACGGCGGTACCCGCCGACCTCCCGCTCCTGAAGGTGGAGATGGGGGATTCGCAGGGGAGAGTACTGAAGACGCGTCTCCCGGTTCCGGCGCTCGCGCTGAGGGCGCCGGCAGGGGAGACGGAGGTGCAGTACGGAGGGAGCACCGCCGGCTACTCCGTCGATTCGACTGGGGTGGCGAGCTGCATCCTCACCGGCGTCACCAATCCTGGGAACAGGGTGGAGGTGGATGGCGAGGGGGTGGCGGTAGCCCCTGACGGATCGTTCTCCGTGCACCTCCCGCTGAAGGGTGGAGAGAACGTCTTCGGGCTCATCCTCAGAAACGACAGCGGCTGCTCGCGCCTCAACAACGTGCGTGTGCGCAGCAGCGCGAAGGCTCCGGCGCTGGAGAGCCGGCTCGCGCCATGA
- a CDS encoding TldD/PmbA family protein: MLDRFDIERILRRALSAGGDFADIYFEDSSYNAVLCDDGKVERVLSAADRGIGIRVVSDLSTAYAYTNQLTEEALLALADTLSRGVRGGAFGGSIDLTEKRVSAGFPVEIAPDGIPLQEKVALVTRADRAARGYDRRVRQVMAMYRDNRVRTQCANSLGEFSEDHATSTLFTVQVVAQDGEIVQTGYEPLGALRGFELFNGASPEEQALKAAARGVMMLGARKSPGGTFPVVLSSEAGGTMVHEAIGHGLEADLVQAGTSVYAGRIGEEVASPLVTVVDDATIANARGSFFFDSEGTAGQRTILVENGILKGYMYDRLSAMKDGCASTGNGRRESYRMRPIVRMSNTLIAPGSSAPDEIVKTVQQGLFVRRMGGGQVNTTNGNFVFEVSEGYLIENGIIGEPVRGATLTGNGPEVLKAITMVGSDLGFGIGTCGKDGQGVPVADAQPTLLISGITVGGAA, translated from the coding sequence GTGCTGGATAGATTCGACATCGAGCGGATCCTGCGCCGGGCCCTCTCCGCAGGGGGGGACTTCGCCGACATCTACTTCGAGGACTCCTCCTACAACGCGGTCCTGTGCGACGACGGGAAGGTGGAGCGTGTTCTCTCCGCCGCTGACCGGGGGATCGGCATCAGGGTCGTCAGCGACCTCTCCACCGCGTACGCCTACACGAACCAGCTCACCGAGGAGGCGCTCCTCGCCCTGGCCGACACCCTCAGCAGAGGGGTGCGGGGCGGGGCCTTCGGCGGCTCCATCGATCTCACCGAGAAAAGGGTCAGCGCCGGCTTCCCCGTGGAGATCGCGCCGGACGGTATCCCCCTCCAGGAGAAGGTGGCGCTGGTAACCCGCGCCGACCGCGCGGCCCGCGGCTACGACCGCCGGGTGCGGCAGGTCATGGCGATGTACCGCGACAACCGGGTGCGGACGCAGTGCGCCAATTCGCTCGGCGAGTTCAGCGAGGACCACGCCACCTCCACCCTCTTCACGGTGCAGGTCGTGGCGCAGGACGGCGAGATCGTGCAGACCGGGTACGAGCCTCTCGGGGCGCTGCGCGGCTTCGAGCTCTTCAATGGCGCCTCCCCTGAGGAGCAGGCGCTGAAGGCGGCGGCACGCGGCGTCATGATGCTGGGCGCCCGCAAGTCCCCCGGCGGCACCTTCCCGGTCGTCCTCTCCTCCGAGGCGGGGGGGACGATGGTGCACGAGGCGATCGGGCACGGACTGGAAGCGGATCTCGTGCAGGCGGGGACATCCGTGTACGCGGGGAGGATCGGAGAAGAGGTGGCGAGCCCCCTTGTCACCGTCGTCGACGACGCCACCATCGCCAACGCGCGCGGCTCCTTCTTCTTCGACAGCGAAGGGACGGCGGGGCAGCGCACCATCCTCGTGGAAAACGGCATCCTGAAGGGGTACATGTACGACCGGCTCTCCGCCATGAAGGACGGCTGCGCCTCCACCGGGAACGGGAGGAGAGAGTCGTACCGCATGAGGCCGATCGTGAGGATGAGCAACACCCTCATCGCCCCCGGAAGCTCCGCACCGGACGAGATCGTGAAAACGGTGCAGCAGGGGCTTTTCGTGCGGCGCATGGGGGGGGGCCAGGTGAACACCACCAACGGCAACTTCGTCTTCGAGGTCTCCGAAGGGTACCTCATCGAAAACGGGATCATAGGTGAACCGGTGCGCGGGGCGACCCTTACGGGGAACGGTCCGGAGGTGCTGAAGGCGATCACCATGGTGGGGAGCGACCTCGGCTTTGGCATAGGAACCTGCGGCAAGGACGGGCAAGGGGTGCCGGTCGCGGACGCCCAGCCAACGCTCCTTATCTCCGGGATCACCGTCGGCGGCGCCGCCTGA
- a CDS encoding COG1470 family protein — MTAALAGFCTVCFGGVDAALAAFQPDLSIKIATEPDSTYLDEGVYEHNVAVVQVKSQGAAQGVAAQYRIKIRNAGDAEDTFRITGAGSSSGYTVQYLDESGADRSAEIGAGMTTAPLPAGGSTYLTLKVTPSAQPLALNFEVPVRALSVADATKADTVKSATCSTGNVAAVVVSSPPDQTSRPGTVVVYPYTVTNTGNSANSFTLNAAGRWQGTLYADDGAGGGVAGDGTRQPGEGSLALSTGVLEPGGSYRLFLAVTIPADAVNSTYSEHILTVSGTGASVSDRVTTAAIAPALSLADTVRNLTRGGVYGTTAEAAPGDTLEYRLAVTSSGSFDATDVVVRSDVPANTKFLSGSLLVSNAPSSAIGGCSPACGEAAESSGTIAAFLGEGATAGSGGTLPVGKTLYVYFRVQVL, encoded by the coding sequence GTGACGGCGGCGCTGGCGGGCTTTTGCACCGTCTGTTTCGGAGGCGTCGATGCGGCGCTCGCCGCCTTTCAGCCGGACCTTTCCATTAAAATCGCGACGGAGCCGGACTCCACCTATCTGGACGAGGGAGTGTACGAGCACAACGTCGCCGTCGTCCAGGTAAAGTCCCAGGGAGCGGCACAGGGTGTGGCGGCGCAGTACCGGATAAAGATCAGAAATGCCGGAGATGCGGAGGACACCTTCAGGATCACCGGCGCCGGGAGCAGCAGCGGCTATACGGTGCAGTATCTCGATGAAAGCGGCGCGGACCGCAGCGCCGAGATCGGCGCAGGGATGACCACCGCGCCCCTTCCCGCCGGCGGCAGCACCTACCTTACCCTCAAGGTCACGCCGTCGGCCCAGCCGCTGGCCCTCAACTTCGAGGTGCCGGTCCGCGCCCTCTCCGTCGCCGACGCCACGAAGGCGGACACTGTGAAGAGCGCCACCTGCTCCACCGGGAATGTTGCCGCGGTGGTGGTAAGCTCCCCGCCGGACCAGACCTCTCGCCCAGGTACTGTCGTCGTCTACCCCTATACCGTTACCAACACCGGTAACAGCGCGAACTCTTTCACCCTGAACGCCGCCGGCAGGTGGCAGGGGACCCTTTACGCCGACGACGGCGCCGGCGGCGGGGTGGCCGGGGACGGCACGCGGCAGCCGGGGGAGGGGAGCCTTGCGCTCTCCACCGGGGTGCTGGAGCCGGGGGGGAGCTACCGCCTCTTCCTGGCCGTTACCATCCCGGCCGATGCGGTGAACAGCACCTACAGCGAGCACATCCTCACCGTCAGCGGCACCGGAGCGAGCGTGTCGGACCGGGTCACCACCGCGGCGATCGCCCCGGCCCTCTCTCTCGCCGACACCGTGCGCAACCTCACCCGCGGTGGCGTGTACGGCACGACGGCGGAGGCGGCTCCGGGGGACACCCTGGAGTACCGGCTCGCGGTAACCAGCAGCGGCAGCTTCGACGCCACCGACGTGGTGGTGAGAAGCGATGTACCTGCGAACACCAAATTTCTCAGCGGCTCCCTTCTGGTCAGCAACGCCCCCTCCAGCGCGATTGGCGGCTGCTCTCCGGCCTGCGGGGAGGCGGCGGAATCGTCCGGCACGATCGCCGCCTTCCTCGGGGAAGGGGCCACGGCGGGGTCGGGAGGTACCCTGCCGGTGGGGAAGACGCTGTATGTGTACTTCCGTGTGCAGGTTCTCTGA